A region of Azospirillaceae bacterium DNA encodes the following proteins:
- a CDS encoding cellulose biosynthesis cyclic di-GMP-binding regulatory protein BcsB: MNAMRLHDRRPRRRLFVATLLATVPFTAAALGDRAVAQTRPSPVQGPAQAKPEVAAPDARTDARTGRPEPAVRTETRAVPLATASVDGGPLVLRGQRGELRFALTLPAGTEVRRATLRLAYNSADTLVPGTSRLWTYLNDSGLAELPLDGQAGAVRAEMDLPPAILRQGTNRLSLLARQDHRRGCDARWAGELWTSLDPSNSFLILETARADVPPTLADLRDAAGFLMSRAALPVLTAGRTDGPAAIAAGALVAQGFALRMGDQPPSMRNVPVRGTAKSPAASGLAGGNRRFPGLGADQTGTGHAVLIGTRSQLEGLVSHEVLARIEGPFLGIYPQDANPDFAVLLVAGRTEDEVVGAAATFADPGTQLPAQAWMAASGPGPGGNPAAALEPGRTYALADLRVTTGTAGNGSEASTTVELPLPHDMFAADNRKARLHLSFAYGPGLARDSVLNIRINDDYVGVVPLDNPEGAVVRDLPVDIPVNRLRPGMNRLVFEPLTGGQRAGVDGCSVQPVGTGGSVGIFAESRLHLPEAARVAHQPDLRLFGSSGFPYTHGQFSLRIGEADPDTLSAAWNLVARMAQAARRPLLDFDAAVGWSATPHNVLAVGTFRSLEAGPLAAGPDALRAIQVAALDRQLANSGGARIEPRLLTASLMGQDAAAVRIGFGQGGMLGTLEAFGHRIEGTVDAAVRLLHGRVRDRERPIAADGPEPPLALAAFESPFRPRRTVTLVAAAEPAQLAEGVRALVAPALWDRLTGDLASWQPMGIDLRTAAVSPTFRTAPLADDPRQIRLYVNSMFALNPGLWLVASLVVVVVFAGATWLALAVGGRR; this comes from the coding sequence ATGAACGCGATGCGCCTTCACGATCGACGGCCCCGGCGCCGGCTGTTCGTCGCCACATTGCTCGCCACCGTGCCGTTCACGGCCGCCGCCCTCGGCGACCGGGCGGTCGCGCAGACCCGGCCTTCACCGGTCCAGGGGCCGGCCCAGGCCAAACCGGAGGTCGCAGCGCCGGATGCGCGGACGGATGCACGGACGGGGCGGCCGGAACCCGCGGTGCGGACCGAAACCCGTGCCGTGCCGCTCGCCACGGCCTCTGTGGACGGCGGACCGCTTGTGTTGCGCGGCCAGCGTGGCGAACTCCGGTTCGCGTTGACGCTGCCGGCCGGGACCGAGGTCCGCCGGGCCACGTTGCGGCTCGCCTACAACAGCGCCGACACGCTGGTGCCCGGCACGTCGCGCTTGTGGACCTATCTGAACGACAGCGGCTTGGCCGAACTGCCCCTGGACGGCCAGGCCGGTGCGGTCCGGGCCGAGATGGACCTGCCGCCGGCCATCCTGCGCCAGGGGACGAACCGTCTGTCGCTGCTGGCCCGCCAGGACCATCGCCGCGGTTGCGACGCCCGCTGGGCAGGTGAGCTTTGGACCAGCCTGGACCCGTCGAATTCCTTCCTGATCCTCGAAACCGCACGCGCCGACGTCCCGCCGACCCTGGCCGATCTGCGCGATGCGGCGGGGTTCCTGATGTCCAGGGCGGCACTTCCGGTGCTGACCGCCGGCCGGACGGACGGGCCGGCCGCCATCGCCGCCGGGGCGCTGGTGGCGCAGGGCTTCGCACTGCGCATGGGCGACCAGCCGCCGTCGATGCGGAACGTCCCGGTGCGCGGGACCGCGAAGAGCCCGGCCGCATCCGGCCTCGCCGGGGGGAACCGGCGCTTCCCGGGGCTCGGCGCCGACCAGACCGGAACCGGACATGCGGTGCTGATCGGGACCAGGAGCCAACTCGAAGGGCTTGTCTCCCACGAGGTCCTGGCGCGGATCGAGGGACCGTTCCTGGGGATCTATCCGCAGGATGCGAACCCGGATTTTGCCGTGCTGCTGGTCGCCGGGCGCACCGAGGATGAAGTCGTGGGCGCCGCCGCCACCTTCGCCGATCCCGGCACCCAGCTCCCGGCGCAGGCTTGGATGGCCGCGTCCGGCCCCGGCCCCGGCGGCAATCCGGCGGCGGCCCTGGAACCCGGACGGACCTACGCCCTCGCCGATCTGCGTGTCACCACGGGCACCGCCGGCAACGGATCGGAGGCCAGCACGACGGTCGAACTGCCGTTGCCCCACGACATGTTCGCCGCCGACAACCGCAAGGCCAGGCTGCACCTGAGCTTTGCCTACGGCCCCGGGTTGGCCCGGGACTCCGTGCTCAACATCCGCATCAACGACGATTACGTCGGCGTCGTGCCGCTCGACAATCCCGAAGGCGCGGTCGTGCGTGACCTTCCCGTGGACATCCCCGTCAACCGGCTGCGCCCCGGCATGAACCGCCTGGTGTTCGAACCGCTGACCGGCGGACAACGCGCCGGGGTGGACGGCTGTTCGGTGCAGCCGGTCGGCACCGGCGGATCCGTGGGCATCTTTGCCGAAAGCCGCCTGCACCTGCCCGAGGCGGCGCGCGTGGCGCACCAGCCGGACCTGAGGCTGTTCGGGTCGTCCGGTTTCCCCTACACCCACGGCCAATTCAGCCTGCGGATCGGTGAGGCCGATCCCGACACGCTGTCCGCGGCATGGAATCTGGTGGCACGCATGGCGCAGGCGGCGCGCCGCCCCCTGCTGGACTTCGATGCGGCCGTGGGCTGGTCGGCAACCCCGCACAACGTCCTGGCCGTCGGCACGTTCCGCAGCCTGGAGGCCGGCCCCTTGGCCGCCGGGCCGGACGCGCTGCGGGCAATCCAGGTCGCCGCCCTCGACCGGCAGCTCGCCAACTCCGGCGGAGCGCGGATCGAGCCCCGCCTTCTGACCGCCTCGCTGATGGGCCAAGACGCGGCGGCCGTGCGGATCGGATTCGGCCAGGGCGGAATGCTGGGTACGCTCGAAGCGTTCGGCCACCGGATCGAAGGCACCGTGGATGCGGCCGTTCGGCTGCTGCACGGCAGGGTCCGCGACCGCGAACGCCCGATCGCCGCCGACGGGCCGGAGCCGCCCCTTGCCCTTGCGGCCTTCGAATCGCCGTTCCGCCCCCGCCGGACGGTCACGCTCGTGGCCGCGGCGGAGCCCGCCCAACTGGCGGAAGGGGTTCGTGCACTGGTGGCGCCCGCCCTGTGGGACCGCTTGACCGGCGACTTGGCGAGCTGGCAGCCGATGGGCATCGATCTTCGGACGGCGGCCGTGTCGCCAACGTTCCGGACAGCCCCCCTGGCCGACGATCCACGGCAGATCCGCCTCTATGTGAACAGCATGTTCGCGCTGAATCCCGGCCTTTGGCTGGTCGCCTCGCTGGTCGTCGTGGTTGTCTTCGCCGGGGCCACATGGCTGGCCCTGGCGGTCGGGGGACGGCGATGA
- the bcsA gene encoding UDP-forming cellulose synthase catalytic subunit — protein sequence MPAAAGLIWLTLLVGVVAFAAQDVGLEGQLLLGVLGVLAAFALNLVNRAGFLRVFLILLIAFVSLRYFAWRTLETIPSPDSTGFIPGILLYLAELQGLWIYVLGVFVNIRPVERRIEPVAEDDPDLPTVDILIPTYNEPVDLLKVTVTAAMQVRYPADRLAVHLLDDGGTDQKCNDPDPAKAQAARRRAAALREMCEELGAVYLTRPRNVHAKAGNINAALPKTTGELILILDADHVPTQDILLNTVGPFAKDPDLFMVQTPHFFATPDPIERNLGTFHRMPGENEMFYSAVQKGLDAWNGAFFCGSAAVLRRRHLEEVGGIAGTSITEDAETALELHARGYKSIYLDRPMVAGLSPDTFGAFVTQRIRWAQGMVQILLLKNPLFKRGLNFAQRLCYLNSSTFWLFPFARLVFLIAPLFYLLFGLKVFDATMQEFFAFAVFHVACSLMLSNHLFGRHRWPFLSDLYELLQSMFTARALVDVVLHPRKPEFKVTPKAESVTRDFVSQLATPFYLILLLLLGASLIGAYRWYAFPLEREHLVIVLAWNIVNIGLVIAATGVMFERSVGKSIMTVRRSKPVNLLTLHGGAAAVLVEATPEGGVLELTGDTVAGFEPTLGNAVVQAALPGVEALRPLQVMVDEHDLVRGRSRLRFRFVPDTPEEEADIVRLCYGDSGTWEAFRNQRQGRRTIVGAYLSLVWMGLCRNAALLAAMARGELGGDALPARKTPEAAQLLRLPRN from the coding sequence ATGCCCGCCGCCGCCGGCCTGATCTGGCTCACCCTCCTCGTCGGCGTGGTCGCTTTCGCCGCGCAGGATGTCGGCCTGGAAGGGCAACTGCTTCTCGGCGTGCTCGGTGTGCTGGCGGCATTCGCGCTCAACCTCGTCAACCGCGCCGGCTTCCTGCGCGTGTTCCTGATCCTGCTGATCGCCTTTGTGTCCCTGCGCTATTTCGCATGGCGGACCCTGGAGACGATCCCGTCTCCGGACAGCACGGGCTTCATCCCGGGCATCCTGCTTTATCTGGCCGAATTGCAGGGGCTGTGGATCTATGTCTTGGGCGTTTTCGTGAACATCCGGCCCGTCGAGCGCCGTATCGAACCCGTCGCCGAGGACGACCCCGACCTCCCCACCGTTGACATCCTGATCCCGACCTACAACGAACCCGTCGATCTCCTGAAAGTGACGGTGACCGCGGCGATGCAGGTGCGCTACCCGGCCGACAGGCTGGCCGTCCATCTGCTGGACGACGGCGGCACCGACCAGAAGTGCAACGATCCCGATCCCGCCAAGGCACAGGCCGCCCGCCGCCGGGCCGCGGCGTTGCGGGAAATGTGCGAGGAGCTGGGCGCAGTTTACTTGACGCGGCCCCGCAACGTGCATGCGAAGGCCGGAAACATCAATGCCGCCCTGCCGAAGACAACAGGCGAACTCATCCTGATCCTGGACGCCGACCACGTGCCGACCCAGGACATCCTGCTGAACACGGTCGGCCCCTTCGCCAAGGACCCGGACCTGTTCATGGTCCAGACCCCCCATTTCTTCGCGACCCCGGACCCGATTGAACGCAACCTCGGCACCTTCCACCGGATGCCGGGCGAAAACGAGATGTTCTACAGCGCCGTGCAGAAGGGCCTCGACGCCTGGAACGGCGCGTTCTTCTGCGGATCGGCCGCGGTGCTTCGCCGCCGGCACCTGGAAGAGGTGGGCGGCATCGCCGGCACCTCGATCACCGAGGACGCCGAAACGGCGCTCGAACTGCATGCGCGCGGCTACAAGAGCATTTATCTCGACCGTCCGATGGTGGCTGGCCTGTCGCCGGACACTTTCGGTGCCTTCGTGACGCAGCGTATCCGCTGGGCACAGGGAATGGTTCAGATCCTTCTGCTGAAGAACCCACTCTTCAAGCGCGGGCTGAATTTTGCCCAGCGCCTTTGCTACCTGAACAGCTCGACGTTCTGGCTCTTCCCGTTCGCGCGGCTGGTCTTCCTTATCGCCCCGCTGTTCTACCTGCTGTTCGGGCTGAAGGTCTTCGACGCCACGATGCAGGAGTTCTTTGCCTTCGCCGTGTTCCACGTGGCCTGCTCGCTGATGCTGAGCAACCACCTGTTCGGCCGCCACCGCTGGCCCTTCCTTTCGGACCTGTACGAACTGCTTCAATCCATGTTCACGGCGCGCGCCCTGGTGGATGTCGTCCTCCACCCGCGCAAACCCGAATTCAAGGTGACGCCCAAGGCCGAAAGCGTCACCCGGGACTTCGTCTCGCAGCTCGCCACTCCGTTCTACCTGATCCTGCTGCTGCTGTTGGGCGCCAGCCTGATCGGCGCCTACCGTTGGTACGCCTTTCCGCTGGAGCGCGAGCATCTGGTGATCGTGCTGGCCTGGAACATCGTCAACATCGGCCTCGTCATCGCCGCGACCGGCGTGATGTTCGAGCGGTCGGTGGGCAAGAGCATCATGACGGTCCGCCGCAGCAAGCCCGTGAACCTTCTGACCCTGCACGGCGGGGCCGCCGCCGTCCTGGTCGAGGCCACGCCGGAGGGTGGCGTCCTGGAACTCACGGGGGATACGGTGGCGGGCTTCGAGCCCACGCTGGGCAACGCGGTCGTCCAGGCGGCACTGCCGGGGGTCGAGGCGCTCCGCCCGCTCCAGGTCATGGTGGACGAGCACGACCTCGTCCGCGGACGCTCCCGCCTGCGCTTCCGCTTCGTCCCGGACACGCCCGAGGAGGAGGCGGACATCGTTCGACTGTGCTACGGCGACTCCGGCACCTGGGAGGCGTTCCGCAACCAACGGCAGGGCCGCCGCACGATCGTGGGCGCCTACCTTTCGCTGGTCTGGATGGGCCTGTGCCGGAATGCGGCGCTGCTGGCCGCCATGGCACGCGGGGAGCTGGGTGGCGACGCCCTCCCGGCGCGCAAGACCCCGGAAGCCGCGCAACTCCTTCGCCTGCCCCGGAACTGA
- the bcsN gene encoding cellulose biosynthesis protein BcsN, with protein sequence MRAKHAAAIACLAVAACVHERADLDLRADARPVGHWRVLEPTRVRAELDLPGVGARERRTRDGELVQDLVLANDTRVAGENRLTLAVDYGPPDGRVRADGPRLGRYGFTPAELEAELARALPGARIAPGPVLRSNGYGPYYAVTAEYPGEAACVFAWQVIDGGAHLPPGARRASLVLRWCTRAANADGPLRAFDRLRLAV encoded by the coding sequence ATGCGTGCGAAGCATGCCGCCGCCATCGCGTGCCTTGCCGTCGCGGCCTGCGTCCATGAACGCGCCGACCTGGACCTGCGGGCCGACGCGCGCCCGGTCGGCCATTGGCGGGTGCTTGAACCCACACGGGTCCGGGCGGAACTGGACCTGCCCGGCGTCGGCGCCCGGGAACGCCGAACCCGCGATGGCGAACTGGTACAGGATCTGGTGCTCGCGAACGATACCCGCGTCGCCGGCGAGAACCGCCTGACGCTCGCGGTGGATTACGGCCCCCCCGACGGACGCGTCCGGGCCGACGGTCCCAGACTGGGGCGTTATGGCTTCACGCCCGCCGAATTGGAGGCCGAACTCGCGCGCGCCCTCCCGGGTGCCCGGATCGCCCCCGGCCCGGTGCTGCGCAGCAATGGCTATGGGCCGTACTACGCCGTGACGGCCGAATATCCCGGTGAAGCCGCCTGCGTCTTCGCCTGGCAGGTGATCGACGGTGGGGCGCACCTGCCGCCCGGCGCCCGCAGGGCTTCGCTTGTGCTGCGCTGGTGCACGCGGGCCGCGAACGCGGACGGACCGCTGCGCGCGTTCGACCGGCTCCGTCTCGCGGTCTGA